A single Candidatus Obscuribacterales bacterium DNA region contains:
- a CDS encoding DMT family transporter — MTTPIHVSVSPRLRLLGLLALIGGTLLWGTSFVVVQGAIADVPPSLVTLVRFGIAALCFLPFLKRDRRLIGVGLELGLWSVGGYTTQAIGLIYTTVNRSAFITSLYMLGIPILFWLLGRSVGRIFWIGAGLALLGVG, encoded by the coding sequence TTGACCACACCCATACACGTATCCGTTAGCCCCAGATTACGCCTGCTGGGGCTTTTGGCATTGATTGGAGGAACGCTGCTGTGGGGCACCTCCTTTGTGGTGGTACAAGGAGCGATCGCCGATGTGCCGCCCAGTTTAGTCACCCTAGTGCGGTTTGGCATCGCTGCCCTGTGTTTTCTGCCCTTTTTGAAGCGCGATCGCCGCTTAATCGGCGTTGGGCTGGAGCTAGGGCTATGGAGCGTGGGCGGCTATACTACCCAAGCAATCGGTCTCATCTACACCACGGTCAACCGCAGCGCCTTTATTACCAGCCTGTATATGTTGGGAATTCCCATCCTGTTTTGGCTGCTAGGGCGATCAGTGGGGCGAATCTTTTGGATCGGGGCTGGGCTGGCCTTGCTGGGAGTTGGGC